Proteins from one Polymorphobacter megasporae genomic window:
- a CDS encoding LysR family transcriptional regulator, whose protein sequence is MTFEQLRIFVGVAEREHMTLAARALHITQSAASAAIAALEERHGVKLFHRVGRGIGLTEAGNVFLIEARSILARATAAETILDELGTLKRGTLRVVASQTIAAYWLPPILAVFHDRYPLVSVVLTIGNTRQAAVRVRNDEADLGFVEGEVDDPTLVVWPIGEDRLVLVRSVPFAEETVDADWLRQARWVEREPGSGTRSTLDRHRLALGVDPAMLDVALVLPSNESVRTAVEAGAGVAVLSSLVVAPALKAGLLYAAPITFRPRPFYGLRHKERYRTKATDALLELIGSSRPGQTTEMFSLGI, encoded by the coding sequence ATGACGTTCGAGCAACTTCGTATTTTTGTCGGCGTCGCCGAGCGCGAACACATGACTTTGGCTGCCCGCGCGCTTCATATTACCCAATCGGCCGCATCAGCTGCGATCGCAGCACTCGAAGAGCGGCACGGCGTAAAACTTTTTCACCGCGTGGGCCGCGGTATTGGCCTGACCGAGGCGGGAAATGTCTTCCTGATCGAGGCACGTAGTATTCTCGCCCGGGCCACGGCTGCCGAAACCATTCTAGATGAGTTGGGCACCCTCAAGCGGGGCACGCTTCGCGTCGTTGCCAGCCAAACGATCGCGGCATACTGGCTGCCGCCGATCCTTGCTGTCTTCCACGATCGTTATCCGTTGGTGTCGGTTGTGCTGACGATCGGCAACACTAGGCAGGCAGCGGTGCGCGTCCGCAATGACGAGGCCGATCTCGGGTTTGTCGAAGGCGAGGTCGACGATCCTACCCTCGTCGTTTGGCCGATCGGCGAGGACAGGTTGGTGTTGGTCCGATCAGTGCCGTTCGCGGAGGAGACGGTCGATGCCGACTGGCTGCGGCAGGCGCGTTGGGTTGAGCGTGAGCCGGGTTCGGGCACCCGTTCGACGCTCGATCGTCACCGACTTGCGCTCGGCGTTGATCCAGCGATGCTCGATGTGGCGCTGGTGCTGCCGTCCAATGAAAGTGTCCGAACCGCGGTCGAGGCCGGTGCCGGCGTCGCCGTGTTGTCGTCACTTGTCGTCGCACCGGCGCTAAAGGCGGGCTTGCTGTACGCGGCACCGATCACCTTCCGACCACGACCGTTCTACGGGCTGCGTCACAAGGAGCGATACCGGACCAAGGCGACGGATGCGCTGCTCGAATTGATCGGATCGTCCCGCCCTGGGCAAACAACTGAGATGTTTAGTCTTGGAATTTAA